Part of the Sulfobacillus acidophilus DSM 10332 genome, CACACTTCTTGTCCCGCTACAGCCCTAACATACTCCCATGGTGGCTGGACCTGTAAAATATCGTCATGGCCGCATCGTCGCCGAACCCGAAGCGGCTCAATTTCGGCCATCATCCGAGTGTCCCTCGCAACAGTTCTTCCACACGGCCGGAACCCGATGACTGATGCCGCCTTCGTTGGCCTACCAACGGTACCCCCGTAATCAAAGACGCTTCCAGCGTGAGCGATCGTAAATCGGTTTCATCTAAGTGATGCACATTCGATTTGCCACACGACCGGGCTAATGTCTGGATTTCGAGGGTCATCGCATAGAGAAAATTGGCAACCCGCTCAGCCGCTTCCTCAACATTAAGTCGTGCCATGAGCGCGGGATCTTGGGTCGTTATACCGGCCGGACATCGACCCGTATGACACGCATGACACAAGTAAGGGGCGGTCCCCATTTGATGGAAATCTTCGGAATAACGAGGGTTATTGCACCCCATTGCTAACAGGGATGCCGTGCCGATTGATACCGCAGTGGCGCCCAGCGCCAGTGCTTTAGCCGCATCAACCCCACTGCGAATGCCTCCAGAAACAATGAGTTGTACATCATCCTCCAGGCCGAGGCCACGGAGGGCGTCCCGGGCTTCTACTACCGCCGCCAACGTAGGGATGCCGGTGTGTTCAGTTTGAATCTCGACGGACGCGGCGGTGCCTCCCTCCATCCCATCGACAACGACGACATCCGCCCCGGCCTTGGCCGCTAATGTTACATCTTCATAAACCCGGCTAGCGCCGATTTTCACATAGATTGGCACACGCCACCCAGTAATTTCCCGCAGTTCTTCAATTTTAATCGCCAAATCATCCGGCCCCATCCAATCCGGATGGCGTACCGGGCTGCGTTGGTCAACCCCCGGAGGTAAATCACGAATATTGGCAATTTCCGATGAGATTTTCTGACCTAGAAGCAGACCACCAGCCCCTGGTTTAGCACCCTGACTAACCACAATTTCAATGGCGTCAGCTCGTTTCATATCGTGAGGGTTTTGACCATACCGCGCCGGCAGGTATTGATAGATTAAGGTTTTTGAAGCCCGACGCTCTTCCGGATGCATGCCTCCGTCCCCAGTGGTCGTCGACGTGCCCATTCGGGTCGCCGCTAAGCCCAACGCCTGTTTAGCGGGCAAAGACAATGCGCCATAACTCATTCCGGCGATGGTAATCGGAATATCTAACGTGATCGGTTGGTCGGCATACCGCCTGCCCAAAATAGTCTGGGTGTCACATCGTTCCCGATATCCTTCAAGAGGAATCCGTGTCAGCCCTGCCGGTACAACCACCAAATCATCGAAGCTGGGAACCCGGTGAGAACGTCCCATGCCACGAATCCGATAACGTCCTAACTCCGCTTTCTCTTGAATTTCTTCCATGACCTCGGGGGTCCAAACTTGGTTGGGATTTATAAAGCCGTTTTCCATCGAGCCATCTCCTTTTTGTCAAAATGATGCAGTGTTCCCGCACTGACGACCTTCCGAAACGCTGAAGGAATGGTAAGAATATCGGCAAACGGCATTAACAACCCATTCAGCTCATCATATTCCGCATCGGTGACGGCTTCGATTTGTGCATCATTGCCTAATTCGGCAATGTGGCCCGCAACAAAGATTCGACCCGCATACATCGAGTCTCCGAGGCCGGGGCCAGCGTTACCTAAAACCACCATGGTGCCTTTTTGCATCATAAAGCCACTCATGTAACCCACATCGCCCCCCACAATGATCGTGCCGCCTTTCATGGCAATTCCGGTACGGGGTCCAGAATCACCCGCAATTACTACCGTGCCACCCCGAATGGTCGGAGCCGCACTAGAACCAGCATGACCCTCGACGATAATTAAGCCGGACATCAAATTTTCCGCCAATCCCCATCCTACGTGACCACTAATCCGTACCTCCACCCCGTCACACATGGCGAACGCGTAATATCCCAGGTCGCCCTGCACATCAAACGCTGCCCGTTCTGTGATCCCGACCCCGATATTGTGCTGACCCGCCAATGATTGGAGCACAAAACGGGTGACGTGCCGAGAGAGGCCGTGTCGTACCGATTGATTAATGTCTCGGGCCGATAGTCCCGAACAGTCTAATTCCATAACGCCAAGGATTGTTTCATCCATGTTCGTGCCTCCCCTGGCCATGCTTCATGAATTGATACCTCGGGTACTCCTAATTGTCGAATCGCTTGGCTTTCGGACGCCATGAATACCGCCCCATCGGATTCGGCGATCATGAGCGGTTTTAATCCAAAACCGTCGCGGACATAGCCGATTTCATCCTGGGTTAAGGCCAGAACGCTAAACGATCCGTCCAAATCCACCAACATGGCATCAAGGGATTCTTTCAATGACAGTCCACAGGATAGCCGGTAGGATATATAAGCAGCAATGACTTCCGAATCGTTCTCACTGATAAAGCATCTTCCCTGCCGGGTCAGCCGGCGACGCCACTGCTCATAGTTGGTAATATGGCCATTATGCACAATAGTCACTGTCGGGCCGTCTGCTGTAAAAGGCTGCGAATGGATTAAATCGATATCACTTTCGGTCGCTAATCGGGTATGGCCGATTGCCATCACTCCAGGGGTGTCGCTCAAATAAAACAACGCATTAAGCCGTTCAGGACTCCCCATTACCTTCATTACTCTCAATCCCATATAAATTCCCACAAGCTCCCTTATGTCGGCTAACTGCCGGTCCAACTCTTCCCTCACCGCCAGGGTCGGCATGGCCGTTGAGTGAAACAACGCCGTAGCGTCACGGCCTCCCCCTAACCAGTTCCCGACGACACCCTGATCGGCCAGAGTTTTCCGCACCCGTAGACGCTCATTTTCCCCACCATTCACCGTCACAACGAACCCCGAGGCCCCATCAATCGCTGCGCCGACCGAATCCGGGCCGCGTTTTTGCAAGGCCTGCAACATTTGATACAGCCAGCGGCCGGTTGCCAATTGGTCTAACGGCGATGCGTCCTCGTGGGCTTTTAACATTACCCCGGCAATACCACACATTTTGTTCACCCTCCTTATCCGACGGAATAACGACATCAATATATTCGATTCGTCGGTTCATAGTCAATAACAGCGACTTATTGTTTTTAACAAATTATTTTTGCCGACGTTTCGAAGACACAAGGATCCGTTCGCCAAAAATAAAAAGCTCCCCACTCCGGGGAGCTACATGTTCGCATCGACTTAAGATGACTGATACAGTTTGGGATCCAATGCCCCTTTATCCACAGCCGCGGATAGAACCACCATTGTCTCGGAACGCTGAAATCCGTGCACTTGATCGATTTTCTCAAATAGAAGTTGTTGTAAATGGGCGTTATTTCGGGCCCGAACTTTGACCAAAAAGTCAAAATGTCCCGTAACCACGTAAGCCGCCTCAATTTCAGGAATCTGGCTCAAATCTTCCAGGGTTTGATAGGCTTCCGTGCCTTGAACAGTCAGCAACCCGATCCAAGCCAGTACCGGATATCCTAATAGATCCGGATCCAATCGGAGTTCAAATCCGCGAATTACGCCCGATTGAATCAATTTCTTGACCCGATCATGTACAGCGGCCCGCGATAAGCCAATCCGCGTAGCCAATTCTTGTAACGGCATGCGCGCTTGATCATGGAGTAATACGAGGATTTGTCGGTCAATATCGTCGAGTTCCAAGTCGCCGTCCCCTTTTTTGGGTTGGTTGGCGGTTTGCCTTGAAATTCATACTACCATATCACGACCCTTATCGCATTTGTCCGGCTTTTCCATACGCGTATTGGCTTTTCAACAGATCGTGCTCCTCAAAACGACTTAAACGAAACACATAACTCTCCAATGACGGATATCGGTTACCGGCGTTCAGAATCTCTGCCATCATCGGGCCTATTACCGGACTTAGTTTGAACCCATGTCCACTAAAACCGGCCGCTATATAGAGCCCCGAATTTGGGGATGGACCGATGATAGGGTTATAGTCGGGTGTAACTTCGTAACACCCGCTGTAACCTCCCAAAAATTGAGCCCCCTCCCACCGAGGAAAGCGATGCATAAGCCGCTCAATGGCTCGCTGTACAAAATCGTCTGTTACGCCCTGTGGACACGGGCCTTTACTTACCCACTCAGGATCCCGATGGTCACTATTGCCGATCAAAAGCGTACCGTTAACTTCAGACCGCCCATATTGCAATTGAACCAAGTCCGAAAAAACCGGCCGCTTTCCCACGTTAACCCCGGGATTGATTAGCATTAATTGAGCCCGTTGAGCACGAATCGGAACTTCGATACCTAATGGGTCGAATAATCCCGGCGTATTGGTTCCTGCTGCGACGATGACGACATTAGCCATCCAGCGTGAGCCGTCCGCCATTTCGACTCCTATCACCCGATCGCCTTGAGTTAATAACTGCGTTACCGGCTGACCAAATTGATAGCGGACTCCAAGCTGTTTTCCCATCTCATAAAATGCAGTAGCCGTCAATGTGGGATCGGCCACTCCTCCCTCAGGTTCATAAGCCATTATGGCAAAATCGGAAACCTCCATGTCTGGCCATAATTCCTTGGCCTCGTGAGGGAGCATTAGATTGGTGCGAATATTTAAGGCTTGTTGCATGGCAATATTGGATCGAAAAGCTTCTTCGTCGTCGGGACCCGCCCCTACCAAATAGCCGATTCCTCGGTAACCCACATCGACGCCATATTGCGCTTTAGCGTGCTTAAACCACGAAAGCCCTTGATTAGCCATTTTCGCCAACACCGGGATTCCATAATGACACCGCAGAACACCGCTCGACTGACCAGTCGCAGCAGCGGCCAACGCGGTCTGTTCCACCACAACAACCTGACCAAATTGGCGCTCTGCCAGCGCATGCGCGATACTAGCCCCCATGACCCCGGCCCCAACCACGATGATATCCGCCAGTTGCCCCATGACAACCCCTCCCAATTCTCATATAATGAGATATGATTCTTATCAAAAGAGATGTTGGCACATTCTAGATAGTAAAAAAGATGTTTGTCAAGATCCTCTCGCAGGAGGTAATAACCCATGCGAATATCACGCACCGATTCCTCCGATTCCGGCATCGTCGCGCGACTCATTCGCGTTATGGACCGTTTGGCCGACTCTCCTGCATTTGAGGGGCTTAGCGCGACCGAACTCAGTCGCCTCACGGGACTGGCAGTGCCAACAGTTCATCGACTTTTACTTCAGTTGGCCCAAGGAGGGTTAACCTATCAACACCCGCACACCAAACGATGGTATCTGGGCTTACGAACAGCTGCATACGGTCAAGCAGCCTTACAACATTTTCCCTTTGTACGGCTCGCACAGCCGATTCTTTATGATGTGGTGGCCACCACACGCGAAACGGCTGTTTTCACTCTTCGCGACGGCGATTACGGTATATACGCAGCCATTGTCGAAAGTCCGGAAAAACTTCGCTTAACGGAAACCATTGGTATGCGATTACCACTAACGGTCGGCGCATCCCGCCGGGTTATTCTCGCCTTTTTACCCCCAAACGAACAATCCGCGATTATCGCCCGAATCTGCGCCAATGATCCCTCGTTAAGCGTGGCTGCCCTTAAATCCGAATGTCAGCGCATCGCCCAAGAAGGTTATGCCGTTAGCTTCGGAGAGGTGACCCCCCATACCGTAGGAGTCACCGTCCCCGTTCGGTCGAACCAAAACACATTCGGAAGCCTCATGCTCGCTGGACCCGACACCCGGGTCACTAGCGACAAAATTTCTGACCTGGTCACTAAACTTAAGCACGCCGCACAGCGATTCGAAACGGCCGCCTCACCAGATCTTTAGAAATCAGTCACAACTCCAATCTTTGTGTTAGGCTTTGGTTTTTTATGAAATATTTTTGTTA contains:
- a CDS encoding transcriptional regulator, AsnC family (PFAM: MarR family; AsnC family~COGs: COG1522 Transcriptional regulators~InterPro IPR000835:IPR019887:IPR019888~KEGG: dae:Dtox_0022 transcriptional regulator, AsnC family~PFAM: Transcription regulator, AsnC-type, C-terminal; HTH transcriptional regulator, MarR~SMART: Transcription regulator, AsnC-type~SPTR: Transcriptional regulator, AsnC family), with the protein product MELDDIDRQILVLLHDQARMPLQELATRIGLSRAAVHDRVKKLIQSGVIRGFELRLDPDLLGYPVLAWIGLLTVQGTEAYQTLEDLSQIPEIEAAYVVTGHFDFLVKVRARNNAHLQQLLFEKIDQVHGFQRSETMVVLSAAVDKGALDPKLYQSS
- a CDS encoding glutamate synthase (NADPH) GltB2 subunit (PFAM: Conserved region in glutamate synthase~COGs: COG0069 Glutamate synthase domain 2~InterPro IPR002932~KEGG: tgr:Tgr7_1701 ferredoxin-dependent glutamate synthase~PFAM: Glutamate synthase, central-C~PRIAM: Glutamate synthase (NADPH)~SPTR: Ferredoxin-dependent glutamate synthase); translated protein: MENGFINPNQVWTPEVMEEIQEKAELGRYRIRGMGRSHRVPSFDDLVVVPAGLTRIPLEGYRERCDTQTILGRRYADQPITLDIPITIAGMSYGALSLPAKQALGLAATRMGTSTTTGDGGMHPEERRASKTLIYQYLPARYGQNPHDMKRADAIEIVVSQGAKPGAGGLLLGQKISSEIANIRDLPPGVDQRSPVRHPDWMGPDDLAIKIEELREITGWRVPIYVKIGASRVYEDVTLAAKAGADVVVVDGMEGGTAASVEIQTEHTGIPTLAAVVEARDALRGLGLEDDVQLIVSGGIRSGVDAAKALALGATAVSIGTASLLAMGCNNPRYSEDFHQMGTAPYLCHACHTGRCPAGITTQDPALMARLNVEEAAERVANFLYAMTLEIQTLARSCGKSNVHHLDETDLRSLTLEASLITGVPLVGQRRRHQSSGSGRVEELLRGTLG
- a CDS encoding glutamate synthase alpha subunit domain protein (PFAM: GXGXG motif~COGs: COG0070 Glutamate synthase domain 3~InterPro IPR002489~KEGG: pub:SAR11_1307 GXGXG motif-containing protein~PFAM: Glutamate synthase, alpha subunit, C-terminal~SPTR: GXGXG motif-containing protein); its protein translation is MDETILGVMELDCSGLSARDINQSVRHGLSRHVTRFVLQSLAGQHNIGVGITERAAFDVQGDLGYYAFAMCDGVEVRISGHVGWGLAENLMSGLIIVEGHAGSSAAPTIRGGTVVIAGDSGPRTGIAMKGGTIIVGGDVGYMSGFMMQKGTMVVLGNAGPGLGDSMYAGRIFVAGHIAELGNDAQIEAVTDAEYDELNGLLMPFADILTIPSAFRKVVSAGTLHHFDKKEMARWKTAL
- a CDS encoding transcriptional regulator, IclR family (PFAM: IclR helix-turn-helix domain; Bacterial transcriptional regulator~COGs: COG1414 Transcriptional regulator~InterPro IPR005471:IPR014757~KEGG: pjd:Pjdr2_3544 transcriptional regulator, IclR family~PFAM: Transcriptional regulator IclR, N-terminal; Transcriptional regulator IclR, C-terminal~SMART: Transcriptional regulator IclR, N-terminal~SPTR: Transcriptional regulator, IclR family) produces the protein MRISRTDSSDSGIVARLIRVMDRLADSPAFEGLSATELSRLTGLAVPTVHRLLLQLAQGGLTYQHPHTKRWYLGLRTAAYGQAALQHFPFVRLAQPILYDVVATTRETAVFTLRDGDYGIYAAIVESPEKLRLTETIGMRLPLTVGASRRVILAFLPPNEQSAIIARICANDPSLSVAALKSECQRIAQEGYAVSFGEVTPHTVGVTVPVRSNQNTFGSLMLAGPDTRVTSDKISDLVTKLKHAAQRFETAASPDL
- a CDS encoding FAD dependent oxidoreductase (PFAM: FAD dependent oxidoreductase~COGs: COG0665 Glycine/D-amino acid oxidase (deaminating)~InterPro IPR006076~KEGG: fal:FRAAL1891 putative sarcosine oxidase subunit beta~PFAM: FAD dependent oxidoreductase~SPTR: Putative sarcosine oxidase subunit beta), with product MGQLADIIVVGAGVMGASIAHALAERQFGQVVVVEQTALAAAATGQSSGVLRCHYGIPVLAKMANQGLSWFKHAKAQYGVDVGYRGIGYLVGAGPDDEEAFRSNIAMQQALNIRTNLMLPHEAKELWPDMEVSDFAIMAYEPEGGVADPTLTATAFYEMGKQLGVRYQFGQPVTQLLTQGDRVIGVEMADGSRWMANVVIVAAGTNTPGLFDPLGIEVPIRAQRAQLMLINPGVNVGKRPVFSDLVQLQYGRSEVNGTLLIGNSDHRDPEWVSKGPCPQGVTDDFVQRAIERLMHRFPRWEGAQFLGGYSGCYEVTPDYNPIIGPSPNSGLYIAAGFSGHGFKLSPVIGPMMAEILNAGNRYPSLESYVFRLSRFEEHDLLKSQYAYGKAGQMR
- a CDS encoding glutamine amidotransferase class-II (PFAM: Glutamine amidotransferases class-II~COGs: COG0034 Glutamine phosphoribosylpyrophosphate amidotransferase~InterPro IPR000583~KEGG: iho:Igni_0407 glutamate synthase (NADPH) GltB1 subunit~PFAM: Glutamine amidotransferase, class-II~SPTR: Putative glutamine amidotransferases class-II), which codes for MCGIAGVMLKAHEDASPLDQLATGRWLYQMLQALQKRGPDSVGAAIDGASGFVVTVNGGENERLRVRKTLADQGVVGNWLGGGRDATALFHSTAMPTLAVREELDRQLADIRELVGIYMGLRVMKVMGSPERLNALFYLSDTPGVMAIGHTRLATESDIDLIHSQPFTADGPTVTIVHNGHITNYEQWRRRLTRQGRCFISENDSEVIAAYISYRLSCGLSLKESLDAMLVDLDGSFSVLALTQDEIGYVRDGFGLKPLMIAESDGAVFMASESQAIRQLGVPEVSIHEAWPGEARTWMKQSLALWN